The genomic stretch CATCTTGTGTCTGGCATAGGCCAATGGGCGGTTCCGCGCGGCCGCCAACCGGCAACGTGCGAAGCTCAACTTAGCCAGAGGCCCGATCGAGCAAGGCGTCCAGGTCGGCCTGAGCCTTTTTGACGCGCCTATCCACCATCTGCAGGTACAGAAACAGGCCGAACCACACCAGTAACGGCGGAACCGTCGCGATCATCCAGTTGTCCATGAAGCTCCTCTATTTTGGCCTCGATCAGCGAGGCCCGAACCGAAAGGCGATAAATCCAGATCGAGACGCCCATCACCATCAGGAAGATGGACCAGTACACGACCTTGTACGTGGGGTCGAACGTGGTGGTGAGCTTGGTCTCGGGGTGCAGGCTGACCGTGGACGGCAGCCTGGGATAGACGAAAAGCAGAAAGAGAATGGGCATCAGTGACGCCAGCTCGTAGGCAGCGGCGACGGTTGCTCGTTTGCGCTCGTCGGTGAACCCGGATCTGAGCGCGAAATAGGCCCCGATGATCAGCATGACCAACAAGAAGGAGGTCTGGCGCGGGTCCCAACCCCACCAGGCGCCCCACTGCATCCTGGAAAAGAGGATTCCCGTGATAAGGGTCAGCACGCCGAGAACCATCGTCATGTGCTGGCAGACCGCCGCCCGAATGTCCCAGTTAAGGTCCCGATCCATCAAATAGCGGATCGAAAAATAGGCCCCGGCGAACAGGAACAGGGAGCAGGCGATCGCCTCGGGCAGATGGAAGAAGACGATGCGAGCGAGGTCGGGCTCGCTGAACCCGCTGGCTGGCGGCGCCTTGAACGAGGCGATGATCCCGGCGCTCATGCCGAGAAGCAGGATGATTCGTCCCAATGTCTTCAATTTCTCCAAACTACGCCAAAAAGGTGAGGACCGACGGCAAACATGGCCACTCCGTATCCCCAGAGCGCCATCGCCGAGTTGAACCCGTTGCGCACGATGCCTTCCCCAAGCGCGACTCCGGTCGCCTCGACGGCCACCGCCAATACGGGAACAAGCAGGGGCAGCGAGACCGTTCCCGCGAGGACGTAACGGTTCGCGCCTTGG from Armatimonadota bacterium encodes the following:
- the ccsA gene encoding cytochrome c biogenesis protein CcsA; its protein translation is MGRIILLLGMSAGIIASFKAPPASGFSEPDLARIVFFHLPEAIACSLFLFAGAYFSIRYLMDRDLNWDIRAAVCQHMTMVLGVLTLITGILFSRMQWGAWWGWDPRQTSFLLVMLIIGAYFALRSGFTDERKRATVAAAYELASLMPILFLLFVYPRLPSTVSLHPETKLTTTFDPTYKVVYWSIFLMVMGVSIWIYRLSVRASLIEAKIEELHGQLDDRDGSAVTGVVRPVSVPADGG